A genomic window from Aquila chrysaetos chrysaetos chromosome 9, bAquChr1.4, whole genome shotgun sequence includes:
- the PRKAB1 gene encoding 5'-AMP-activated protein kinase subunit beta-1, producing the protein MGNTSSERAGLERHGHKASRGDNSGGAISTKEGDRPKILMDSPEDADLFHSEEMKAPLEKEEFLAWQQDLEVNDKTPTQARPTVFRWTGGGKEVYLSGSFNNWSKIPLTRSHNNFVAILDLPEGEHQYKFFVDGQWTHDPSEPVVTSQLGTVNNIIQVKKTDFEVFDALMVDSQKCSDMSELSSSPPGPYHQEPYVCKAEERFKSPPILPPHLLQVILNKDTGISCDPALLPEPNHVMLNHLYALSIKDGVMVLSATHRYKKKYVTTLLYKPI; encoded by the exons ATGGGGAACACAAGCAGCGAGCGAGCTGGACTGGAGCGTCATGGCCATAAGGCATCCCGAGGTGACAACTCGGGAGGAGCCATCAGTACAAAAGAGGGTGATAGACCAAAAATTCTAATGGACAGTCCTGAAGATGCAGACTTGTTCCATTCAGAGGAAATGAAG GCTCCATTGGAGAAAGAAGAATTCCTAGCTTGGCAACAAGATCTGGAAGTGAATGATAAAACTCCCACTCAAGCTCGACCAACAGTCTTTCGCTGGactggaggagggaaagaagttTATTTATCTGGGTCCTTCAACAACTGGAGTAAAATTCCTCTGACAAGGAG CCACAATAACTTTGTGGCAATTCTGGACCTGCCAGAAGGAGAGCACCAATACAAGTTCTTTGTGGATGGGCAGTGGACGCACGATCCTTCAGAG CCAGTAGTAACCAGCCAGCTAGGTACCGTCAACAATATCATACAGGTGAAGAAAACTGACTTTGAAGTATTTGATGCTTTGATGGTGGACTCCCAGAAATGTTCAGACATGTCTG AGTTGTCAAGTTCACCTCCAGGACCATACCACCAGGAGCCCTATGTTTGTAAGGCAGAGGAGCGCTTTAAATCGCCACCTATTCTTCCCCCCCACCTGTTGCAGGTCATCCTGAATAAGGACACAGGCATTTCT tgcgatcctgctctgctccctgaaCCCAACCATGTCATGCTGAACCACCTCTACGCACTTTCTATCAAG GATGGAGTGATGGTGCTTAGTGCTACGCATCGTTACAAGAAGAAATATGTGACTACTTTGCTGTACAAGCCAATATGA